The Scyliorhinus canicula chromosome 20, sScyCan1.1, whole genome shotgun sequence genome has a window encoding:
- the llph gene encoding protein LLP homolog: protein MAKSLRSKWKRKMRAEKRKKNAPKELARLKSILGADGSGDITMNDVKEVATVVSCEKLKQNPAKGDNDDASTMDIDKKRNKNTLLNEHGQYPLWMHPRHRKKLKRQLKNKRKSKHSKGLAR from the exons ATGGCAAAAAGCCTAAGGAGTAAATGGAAGCGGAAGATGCGGGCAGAAAAGAGGAAGAAAAATGCGCCAAAGGAGCTTGCGCGGCTGAAAAGTATACTCGGAGCAGATGGCAGTGGTGATATTACCATGAATGATGTGAAAGAAGTTGCAACTGTGGTCTCATGTGAAAAACTCAAACAGAACCCAGCCAAAGGAGATAATG ATGATGCTTCTACCATGGACATCGATAAGAAAAGGAACAAAAATACTCTTTTGAATGAACATGGACAGTATCCATTATGGATGCATCCTAGGCATAGAAAGAAGCTCAAGCGACAACTGAAAAATAAGAGGAAATCAAAACATTCAAAGGGGTTAGCTCGGTAG